A genomic window from Anthonomus grandis grandis chromosome 2, icAntGran1.3, whole genome shotgun sequence includes:
- the LOC126750037 gene encoding uncharacterized protein LOC126750037 → MLEFQKICSILEKRENKCLKPVYLAAYLLEPNQRGNNLTEAENLVATEFIYETARRHPKYSSEVGLIMEALAHYKIRGGNLFAKEFVISSEKSMSGHVWWARICSSSKISRLAVDILNLPSSTATTERTLSTYGFIHRQRRNRPTVERAGRLTYIAHNYNLLNEDHSRREKATEDSEEEIEKEDLGFEIIDLTELTKEKEKSDDEVGDDEDLPLSTLLRSSF, encoded by the coding sequence ATGTTAGAATTTCAGAAAATATGTTCAATTCTTGAAAAAcgagaaaataaatgtttaaaacccGTTTATCTTGCTGCTTACCTATTAGAACCAAACCAACGTGGCAACAATTTGACTGAAGCTGAAAATTTAGTTGCGACGGAGTTCATCTATGAAACTGCAAGGCGTCATCCAAAATATTCTTCAGAAGTAGGTCTTATTATGGAAGCACTTGCACACTACAAAATTAGAGGTGGTAATCTTTTTGCTAAGGAATTCGTTATTTCCAGCGAAAAATCTATGTCTGGGCATGTTTGGTGGGCAAGAATTTGCTCCAGTTCTAAAATAAGTAGATTGGCtgtagacattttaaatttaccatcgtCAACAGCCACAACCGAAAGAACGCTTAGTACTTATGGATTTATTCATCGGCAAAGAAGAAACAGGCCTACCGTTGAAAGAGCCGGAAGACTAACCTATATTgcccataattataatttactaaacGAAGATCATTCAAGAAGAGAAAAAGCTACTGAGGATTCTgaggaagaaattgaaaaagaagatCTCGGTTTCGAAATTATAGACTTGACTGAATTAACCAAGGAGAAAGAAAAATCAGATGACGAGGTTGGGGATGATGAGGATTTACCATTATCCACTCTATTACGTAGTTCATTTTGA